A single region of the Populus nigra chromosome 2, ddPopNigr1.1, whole genome shotgun sequence genome encodes:
- the LOC133683131 gene encoding mitochondrial adenine nucleotide transporter ADNT1-like yields MASEDVKTSESAVTTIVNLAEEAKLAREGVKAPSHAILSICKSLVAGGVAGGVSRTAVAPLERLKILLQVQNPHNIKYNGTIQGLKYIWRTEGFRGLFKGNGTNCARIVPNSAVKFFSYEQASKGILSLYQQQTGNEDAQLTPLLRLGAGACAGIIAMSATYPMDMVRGRLTVQTDKSPYQYRGMFHALSTVLRQEGPRALYKGWLPSVIGVVPYVGLNFAVYESLKDWLVKARPFGLVEDSELSVTTRLACGAAAGTIGQTVAYPLDVIRRRMQMVGWKDAASIVTGDGRSKAPLEYNGMIDTFRKTVRHEGFGALYKGLVPNSVKVVPSIAIAFVTYEMVKDILGVEIRISD; encoded by the exons ATGGCATCGGAGGATGTGAAGACGAGCGAATCGGCTGTGACTACCATTGTCAATTTGGCGGAGGAAGCTAAGCTTGCTAGAGAAGGAGTCAAAGCTCCTAGCCATGCAATTCTCAGTATCTGCAAGTCTCTTGTTGCCGGTGGTGTAGCTGGTGGAGT GTCTCGCACTGCTGTTGCTCCCCTGGAGAGGTTGAAAATATTGCTACAG GTTCAAAATCCACACAACATAAAATACAATGGAACAATTCAAGGGTTAAAATACATATGGAGAACTGAGGGTTTTCGTGGATTGTTCAAAGGAAACGGTACCAACTGTGCTCGTATAGTCCCAAATTCAGCAGTCAAGTTCTTCAGCTATGAGCAAGCTTCTAA GGGAATATTGTCTCTCTATCAACAGCAAACTGGCAACG AGGATGCTCAGCTCACTCCTCTTTTACGCCTTGGAGCTGGAGCATGTGCAGGAATTATAGCCATGTCTGCAACTTATCCCATGGATATGGTACGAGGCAGGCTAACTGTACAG ACTGATAAATCTCCTTATCAATACAGAGGAATGTTTCACGCACTTTCAACCGTGCTCCGGCAAGAAGGCCCACGGGCTCTGTACAAGGGCTGGCTTCCTTCTGTCATTGGAGTT GTTCCATATGTGGGTCTCAACTTTGCAGTTTATGAATCTCTGAAGGACTGGTTGGTTAAAGCTAGACCATTTGGACTAGTGGAAGATTCTGAATTGAGTGTGACTACAAGGCTAGCTTGTGGGGCTGCTGCAGGGACCATTGGCCAAACTGTTGCTTATCCTCTTGATGTTATTCGCCGACGGATGCAAATGGTGGGATGGAAAGATGCTGCTTCCATTGTCACTGGTGATGGGAGGAGCAAGGCCCCACTTGAGTATAATGGCATGATTGACACATTCAGGAAAACTGTTCGGCATGAGGGCTTTGGAGCATTATACAAGGGTTTGGTACCCAATTCAGTGAAG gTAGTCCCATCTATAGCAATTGCATTTGTGACATACGAGATGGTGAAAGACATTTTAGGAGTTGAAATCAGAATATCAGACTGA
- the LOC133681850 gene encoding protein SUPPRESSOR OF PHYA-105 1-like isoform X2 has product MDQVAEELVANDVHGNADLQAKGYDPLTLEPRNALGSPIMCASTRSDWAESSITDYMDTSRMEEKDLSRSAITLAEAEPPCSILCSVKDSGHVVEKLTVGNYWTSHQALGRSLDSNRQHRWQNIYQFVNGSRDKAPHSDYVHEDKEKLLSRAGKQLMKMRSDLWSGLKPLSTKQIGHDSKAISPHARASDKRVVSSIILPNGDASLKTSSMPGFSQPPLKKVFKGKGVLCRNQEALPECGGADAGPIDGKLDYARKVASDALVRSSSNNDKNRVDRSCPESLHEGISLREWLKPGHCRRDKVESLLIFKQTVELVDLAHSQGVAFQDLRPSCFNLLPSNRVIYTGSSTKTEQGVPIPCASVKKRPLEQVAGSYCSLVPKKQRLGEETKSLQQQSRYSSSSGFGTKPMDGNNIHETGAQDSRFVELQSQKHSNYQSSCMETRQLSFSLTLQSEEKWYRSPELLNGGPITLSSNIYNLGVLLFELLSRFESFEENSAVMLDLRDRILPPSFLSENPREAGFCLWLLHPEPSSRPTAREILQSELLCRSGELSSGNNVSTAPDNDDTEPGLLHHFLSLLKEQKQKHEAKLLVDIECLEEDIKEVEKRHLLRTPKIVSEIQERCLDSREQDLYPGSVAISSSFSVSKKNEARLSRNINQIKNAYFNMRSQIRHTSSAPPSDKDLLKNRDSLPAVQYNREDSNTNQRSDDPLGAFFEGLCKFASYSRFEVCGSLKNGDFMSSTNVVCTLSFDRDEDYIAAAGVSKKIKVFEFGALLNDSIDIHYPTVEMSNKSKISSVCWNNYIKNYLASTDYDGVVQMWDAGTGQIFSQYTEHQKRAWSVDFSLADPMMFASGSDDCSVKLWSINERSSFGTIGNPANVCCVQFSPSSTNLLVFGSADYKVYCYDLRHTKIPWCTLAGHGKTVSYVKFLDSETLVSASTDNTLKLWDLNKTSSTGVSSSACSLTFGGHTNEKNFVGLSALDGYIACGSETNEVYCYYRSLPMPITSHKFGCVDPVSGNEIVDGSGQFVSSVCWRRKSNMVVAANSSGNMKVLGMV; this is encoded by the exons ATGGACCAAGTTGCAGAGGAGCTGGTTGCAAATGATGTACATGGGAATGCAGACCTTCAAGCAAAAGGCTATGATCCCTTGACGCTAGAACCTCGCAATGCTTTGGGATCACCAATAATGTGTGCATCCACGAGGAGTGATTGGGCGGAGAGCTCCATCACTGATTATATGGATACAAGCAGAATGGAGGAAAAGGACTTAAGTAGAAGTGCAATAACTTTGGCGGAAGCTGAACCCCCTTGCAGTATCCTTTGCTCTGTGAAGGATAGTGGGCATGTGGTTGAAAAATTGACAGTGGGAAACTATTGGACTTCACATCAAGCTTTAGGTCGAAGCCTAGACAGTAACAGGCAACACAGATggcaaaatatatatcaattcgTAAATGGATCAAGAGATAAGGCTCCACATAGTGATTATGTGCACGAAGACAAGGAAAAACTGCTATCAAGAGCTGGAAAGCAGTTGATGAAAATGCGTTCTGATCTGTGGAGTGGCTTGAAACCTTTGTCGACGAAGCAAATTGGTCATGACAGCAAAGCAATTTCTCCACATGCGAGGGCTAGTGACAAGAGGGTTGTATCAAGCATTATACTGCCCAATGGGGATGCTTCCTTGAAGACCTCATCCATGCCTGGCTTTTCTCAGCCACCGCTGAAGAAAGTCTTTAAAGGAAAGGGCGTTCTCTGCAGAAACCAAGAAGCTCTCCCTGAATGTGGGGGTGCCGATGCTGGCCCTATTGATGGAAAACTGGATTATGCAAGGAAAGTTGCTTCTGATGCACTAGTGAGATCAAGTTCCAATAACGATAAGAATAGGGTTGATAGGTCTTGTCCTGAATCCTTACATGAAGGGATCAGTTTGAGAGAGTGGCTGAAACCTGGGCATTGTCGAAGAGATAAAGTTGAAAGCCTGCTGATATTTAAGCAAACTGTGGAGTTGGTGGATTTAGCACACTCTCAAGGAGTTGCCTTTCAAGACTTACGTCCATCCTGTTTTAATTTATTGCCATCAAATCGGGTCATTTACACCGGTTCTTCTACCAAGACAGAACAAGGGGTTCCTATACCCTGTGCTTCTGTTAAGAAAAGGCCACTGGAGCAAGTTGCGGGTTCCTATTGTAGTTTAGTTCCAAAGAAGCAAAGATTGGGTGAAGAAACAAAATCACTTCAACAGCAGTCTCGGTATAGCTCTAGTTCTGGGTTTGGGACAAAGCCAATGGATGGAAATAATATTCATGAAACTGGTGCACAAGACTCTAGATTTGTGGAACTTCAGTCTCAGAAGCATTCTAATTACCAAAGTTCATGTATGGAAACAAGGCAACTgtctttttctttaactttaCAATCGGAAGAAAAATGGTATAGAAGTCCAGAACTGCTGAATGGAGGACCTATCACCCTTTCATCAAATATCTATAACCTAGGGGTCCTGCTTTTTGAG TTGCTCAGCAGGTTTGAGTCATTTGAGGAAAATTCTGCGGTGATGCTGGATTTGCGTGATCGGATTCTACCACCAAGTTTTCTTTCAGAAAATCCAAGGGAAGCTGGCTTTTGTCTTTGGCTTCTTCACCCTGAACCTTCGTCTCGTCCAACAGCTAG GGAAATCCTGCAGTCTGAATTACTATGTCGATCCGGGGAACTATCTTCCGGGAACAATGTATCAACAGCTCCTGACAATGATGATACTGAACCGGGGCTGTTGCATCATTTTCTAAGCTTATTGAAAGAACAAAAGCAGAAACATGAGGCAAAGTTGCTTGTAGATATTGAATGCTTAGAAGAAGATATCAAAGAGGTTGAGAAAAGGCATTTATTGAGAACACCCAAAATTGTTTCTGAGATACAAGAGAGATGCCTCGATTCAAGAGAACAGGACCTGTATCCTGGTTCAGTTGCTATTTCTAGTTCGTTTTCAGTATCAAAGAAGAATGAGGCAAGGTTGAGCAGAAATATTAACCAAATCAAGAATGCCTACTTCAATATGAGATCTCAAATCCGCCATACTTCTTCTGCCCCTCCCTCTGATAAAGACTTGCTCAAGAACCGAGATAGTTTGCCTGCAGTTCAGTATAACAGAGAGGACTCAAACACAAATCAGAGATCAGATGATCCCCTTGGAGCCTTTTTTGAAGGTCTCTGCAAGTTTGCTAGTTATAGCAGGTTTGAGGTGTGTGGATCACTCAAAAATGGAGATTTTATGAGCTCCACAAATGTAGTTTGTACTTTGAGTTTTGATCGTGACGAGGATTATATTGCTGCTGCTGGTGTATCAAAGAAAATCAAGGTTTTTGAGTTTGGTGCACTTTTAAATGACTCCATAGATATCCATTATCCCACGGTTGAGATGTCAAACAAATCTAAGATCAGTTCTGTATGCTGGAACAATTACATCAAGAACTATTTGGCTTCAACTGACTATGATGGTGTGGTTCAG ATGTGGGATGCAGGCACGGGTCAAATATTCTCCCAATACACAGAGCACCAAAAGAGGGCTTGGTCTGTAGACTTCTCTCTGGCTGATCCTATGATGTTTGCGAGTGGAAGTGATGACTGTTCTGTGAAATTATGGAGCATTAATGAG AGAAGTTCTTTTGGTACCATTGGGAACCCTGCCAACGTCTGCTGTGTTCAGTTCTCTCCCTCCTCTActaatttattggtttttggATCTGCTGACTATAAGGTCTACTGCTATGATCTTCGGCATACTAAGATCCCTTGGTGCACATTAGCTGGCCATGGAAAAACTGTTAGCtatgtgaaatttttagattCAGAGACCCTTGTTTCTGCATCCACAGACAATACTCTGAAGCTTTGGGATCTCAACAAAACTAGCTCTACTGGCGTGTCCTCTAGTGCTTGCAGTTTGACCTTTGGTGGTCACACTAACGAAAAG
- the LOC133681850 gene encoding protein SUPPRESSOR OF PHYA-105 1-like isoform X1, with product MDQVAEELVANDVHGNADLQAKGYDPLTLEPRNALGSPIMCASTRSDWAESSITDYMDTSRMEEKDLSRSAITLAEAEPPCSILCSVKDSGHVVEKLTVGNYWTSHQALGRSLDSNRQHRWQNIYQFVNGSRDKAPHSDYVHEDKEKLLSRAGKQLMKMRSDLWSGLKPLSTKQIGHDSKAISPHARASDKRVVSSIILPNGDASLKTSSMPGFSQPPLKKVFKGKGVLCRNQEALPECGGADAGPIDGKLDYARKVASDALVRSSSNNDKNRVDRSCPESLHEGISLREWLKPGHCRRDKVESLLIFKQTVELVDLAHSQGVAFQDLRPSCFNLLPSNRVIYTGSSTKTEQGVPIPCASVKKRPLEQVAGSYCSLVPKKQRLGEETKSLQQQSRYSSSSGFGTKPMDGNNIHETGAQDSRFVELQSQKHSNYQSSCMETRQLSFSLTLQSEEKWYRSPELLNGGPITLSSNIYNLGVLLFELLSRFESFEENSAVMLDLRDRILPPSFLSENPREAGFCLWLLHPEPSSRPTARYITMEILQSELLCRSGELSSGNNVSTAPDNDDTEPGLLHHFLSLLKEQKQKHEAKLLVDIECLEEDIKEVEKRHLLRTPKIVSEIQERCLDSREQDLYPGSVAISSSFSVSKKNEARLSRNINQIKNAYFNMRSQIRHTSSAPPSDKDLLKNRDSLPAVQYNREDSNTNQRSDDPLGAFFEGLCKFASYSRFEVCGSLKNGDFMSSTNVVCTLSFDRDEDYIAAAGVSKKIKVFEFGALLNDSIDIHYPTVEMSNKSKISSVCWNNYIKNYLASTDYDGVVQMWDAGTGQIFSQYTEHQKRAWSVDFSLADPMMFASGSDDCSVKLWSINERSSFGTIGNPANVCCVQFSPSSTNLLVFGSADYKVYCYDLRHTKIPWCTLAGHGKTVSYVKFLDSETLVSASTDNTLKLWDLNKTSSTGVSSSACSLTFGGHTNEKNFVGLSALDGYIACGSETNEVYCYYRSLPMPITSHKFGCVDPVSGNEIVDGSGQFVSSVCWRRKSNMVVAANSSGNMKVLGMV from the exons ATGGACCAAGTTGCAGAGGAGCTGGTTGCAAATGATGTACATGGGAATGCAGACCTTCAAGCAAAAGGCTATGATCCCTTGACGCTAGAACCTCGCAATGCTTTGGGATCACCAATAATGTGTGCATCCACGAGGAGTGATTGGGCGGAGAGCTCCATCACTGATTATATGGATACAAGCAGAATGGAGGAAAAGGACTTAAGTAGAAGTGCAATAACTTTGGCGGAAGCTGAACCCCCTTGCAGTATCCTTTGCTCTGTGAAGGATAGTGGGCATGTGGTTGAAAAATTGACAGTGGGAAACTATTGGACTTCACATCAAGCTTTAGGTCGAAGCCTAGACAGTAACAGGCAACACAGATggcaaaatatatatcaattcgTAAATGGATCAAGAGATAAGGCTCCACATAGTGATTATGTGCACGAAGACAAGGAAAAACTGCTATCAAGAGCTGGAAAGCAGTTGATGAAAATGCGTTCTGATCTGTGGAGTGGCTTGAAACCTTTGTCGACGAAGCAAATTGGTCATGACAGCAAAGCAATTTCTCCACATGCGAGGGCTAGTGACAAGAGGGTTGTATCAAGCATTATACTGCCCAATGGGGATGCTTCCTTGAAGACCTCATCCATGCCTGGCTTTTCTCAGCCACCGCTGAAGAAAGTCTTTAAAGGAAAGGGCGTTCTCTGCAGAAACCAAGAAGCTCTCCCTGAATGTGGGGGTGCCGATGCTGGCCCTATTGATGGAAAACTGGATTATGCAAGGAAAGTTGCTTCTGATGCACTAGTGAGATCAAGTTCCAATAACGATAAGAATAGGGTTGATAGGTCTTGTCCTGAATCCTTACATGAAGGGATCAGTTTGAGAGAGTGGCTGAAACCTGGGCATTGTCGAAGAGATAAAGTTGAAAGCCTGCTGATATTTAAGCAAACTGTGGAGTTGGTGGATTTAGCACACTCTCAAGGAGTTGCCTTTCAAGACTTACGTCCATCCTGTTTTAATTTATTGCCATCAAATCGGGTCATTTACACCGGTTCTTCTACCAAGACAGAACAAGGGGTTCCTATACCCTGTGCTTCTGTTAAGAAAAGGCCACTGGAGCAAGTTGCGGGTTCCTATTGTAGTTTAGTTCCAAAGAAGCAAAGATTGGGTGAAGAAACAAAATCACTTCAACAGCAGTCTCGGTATAGCTCTAGTTCTGGGTTTGGGACAAAGCCAATGGATGGAAATAATATTCATGAAACTGGTGCACAAGACTCTAGATTTGTGGAACTTCAGTCTCAGAAGCATTCTAATTACCAAAGTTCATGTATGGAAACAAGGCAACTgtctttttctttaactttaCAATCGGAAGAAAAATGGTATAGAAGTCCAGAACTGCTGAATGGAGGACCTATCACCCTTTCATCAAATATCTATAACCTAGGGGTCCTGCTTTTTGAG TTGCTCAGCAGGTTTGAGTCATTTGAGGAAAATTCTGCGGTGATGCTGGATTTGCGTGATCGGATTCTACCACCAAGTTTTCTTTCAGAAAATCCAAGGGAAGCTGGCTTTTGTCTTTGGCTTCTTCACCCTGAACCTTCGTCTCGTCCAACAGCTAGGTATATAACCAT GGAAATCCTGCAGTCTGAATTACTATGTCGATCCGGGGAACTATCTTCCGGGAACAATGTATCAACAGCTCCTGACAATGATGATACTGAACCGGGGCTGTTGCATCATTTTCTAAGCTTATTGAAAGAACAAAAGCAGAAACATGAGGCAAAGTTGCTTGTAGATATTGAATGCTTAGAAGAAGATATCAAAGAGGTTGAGAAAAGGCATTTATTGAGAACACCCAAAATTGTTTCTGAGATACAAGAGAGATGCCTCGATTCAAGAGAACAGGACCTGTATCCTGGTTCAGTTGCTATTTCTAGTTCGTTTTCAGTATCAAAGAAGAATGAGGCAAGGTTGAGCAGAAATATTAACCAAATCAAGAATGCCTACTTCAATATGAGATCTCAAATCCGCCATACTTCTTCTGCCCCTCCCTCTGATAAAGACTTGCTCAAGAACCGAGATAGTTTGCCTGCAGTTCAGTATAACAGAGAGGACTCAAACACAAATCAGAGATCAGATGATCCCCTTGGAGCCTTTTTTGAAGGTCTCTGCAAGTTTGCTAGTTATAGCAGGTTTGAGGTGTGTGGATCACTCAAAAATGGAGATTTTATGAGCTCCACAAATGTAGTTTGTACTTTGAGTTTTGATCGTGACGAGGATTATATTGCTGCTGCTGGTGTATCAAAGAAAATCAAGGTTTTTGAGTTTGGTGCACTTTTAAATGACTCCATAGATATCCATTATCCCACGGTTGAGATGTCAAACAAATCTAAGATCAGTTCTGTATGCTGGAACAATTACATCAAGAACTATTTGGCTTCAACTGACTATGATGGTGTGGTTCAG ATGTGGGATGCAGGCACGGGTCAAATATTCTCCCAATACACAGAGCACCAAAAGAGGGCTTGGTCTGTAGACTTCTCTCTGGCTGATCCTATGATGTTTGCGAGTGGAAGTGATGACTGTTCTGTGAAATTATGGAGCATTAATGAG AGAAGTTCTTTTGGTACCATTGGGAACCCTGCCAACGTCTGCTGTGTTCAGTTCTCTCCCTCCTCTActaatttattggtttttggATCTGCTGACTATAAGGTCTACTGCTATGATCTTCGGCATACTAAGATCCCTTGGTGCACATTAGCTGGCCATGGAAAAACTGTTAGCtatgtgaaatttttagattCAGAGACCCTTGTTTCTGCATCCACAGACAATACTCTGAAGCTTTGGGATCTCAACAAAACTAGCTCTACTGGCGTGTCCTCTAGTGCTTGCAGTTTGACCTTTGGTGGTCACACTAACGAAAAG